In the Pygocentrus nattereri isolate fPygNat1 chromosome 19, fPygNat1.pri, whole genome shotgun sequence genome, one interval contains:
- the sugp1 gene encoding LOW QUALITY PROTEIN: SURP and G-patch domain-containing protein 1 (The sequence of the model RefSeq protein was modified relative to this genomic sequence to represent the inferred CDS: inserted 2 bases in 2 codons; deleted 2 bases in 1 codon): MESNDAGRGGWKNNNNNNKFAQKSKINVIMRQEELIAQKKREIEAKMAEQAKQNTSTPSKPLPQSTPSSQGSTSNKFVNDGSFLQQFLKMQKEKSSTDSGSNSDPKGSTPSSQSQKKSILVGKRPGLGVSSMLSQFKNYSHSKKSPLQIPRPSIFSSPEEEEAEEDDARYLEVKVSPPEDEDLVLIIDRXASFVAEGGPDLERKAIEDYKDNPVFSRTSKEHLYFRKRVAQLRQDNHSKDSSKHMICALKSSPQRTRIQRRATDKLARFVADGGPEXEAIATKHNHDNPAFSFLYDHQSPGHRFYKAKVEEYRQSKNSSTAPPCVEPFLDLKGAASLPSTASYTPSLAQAESQSPETAPTSAKRKRKSRWGAEDDKVELPIPSIVIPQMDKSEPETPALSEQELRGLGYKKGKPVGLVGVTELSEDQKRQLKEQQEMQEMFDMIMKHKRAMQEMQLMWEKAVQDHQHEYDSDEEIDPSVGTWEHRLRKMEMEKTREWAEQLTEMGKGKHFIGDFLPPDELEKFMETFKALKEGRDPDYSEYKEFKLTVENIGFKMLMKMGWKEGEGLGSESQGIKNPVNRGTTAVDGAGFGVDRPAELTKSDDEYDAFRKRMMLAYRFRPNPLNNPRRPYY, translated from the exons ATGGAGTCAAACGACGCAG gtcGAGGAGGttggaaaaacaacaacaataataataaatttgcTCAGAAGAGCAAAATCAATGTTATCATGAGGCAGGAGGAGTTAATAGCTCAGAAGAAGCGAGAAATAGAAGCGAAGATGGCAGAGCAAGCCAAACAGAACACATCAACTCCTAGCAAGCCGTTGCCACAAAG TACTCCAAGTTCACAAGGTTCAACCTCAAACAAGTTTGTGAATGATGGAAGCTTCCTGCAGCAGTTCCTGAAGATGCAGAAGGAGAAATCCAGCACAGATTCAG GATCTAACAGTGATCCCAAAGGCTCCACACCCTCTTCTCAGAGCCAGAAGAAGAGCATTCTGGTTGGGAAACGTCCCGGCTTGGGTGTTAGCAGCATGCTCAGCCAGTTCAAGAACTACTCACACTCCAAGAAGAGCCCGCTACAGATCCCCCGACCAAGCATCTTCAGCTCcccggaggaggaggaggcggaggAGGATGATGCACGATACCTGGAGGTCAAAG TTTCCCCCCCAGAGGATGAAGACTTGGTCCTCATCATCGATC ATGCTTCTTTCGTCGCTGAAGGGGGC CCAGATCTTGAGAGGAAAGCTATAGAGGATTACAAAGACAATCCCGTCTTCTC AAGGACCAGCAAGGAGCATCTGTACTTCCGCAAGAGAGTAGCTCAGCTGAGACAAGACAACCATTCAAAAGACTCATCTAAACA TATGATATGTGCTCTAAAGTCTTCTCCTCAGCGGACGAGGATACAAAGAAGGGCGACAGACAAGCTAGCCCGCTTCGTGGCCGACGGAGGGCCAG GGGAGGCCATTGCTACCAAGCACAATCACGACAACCCTGCCTTCAG CTTTCTCTATGATCACCAAAGTCCAGGTCACCGCTTCTATAAGGCCAAAGTGGAGGAGTACCGTCAGTCCAAAAACAGCTCTACAGCTCCCCCTTGTGTTGAGCCCTTCTTGGACTTGAAGGGTGCTGCTTCCTTACCGTCTACAGCATCTTACACCCCCAGCTTAGCCCAAGCAGAATCCCAGAGCCCAGAAACAGCCCCTACGAGCGCTAAGCGGAAGAGGAAAAGTCGCTGGGGAGCTGAGGATGACAAAGTGGAGCTGCCCATCCCTTCGATAGTCATCCCTCAAATGGATAAGTCTGAGCCAGAAACTCCAGCACTATCTG AGCAAGAGCTGAGGGGACTGGGTTATAAGAAAGGAAAGCCAGTTGGTCTAGTGGGCGTCACAGAACTCTCTGAGGACCAGAAGAGACAGCTCAAAGAGCAGCAGGAA ATGCAGGAAATGTTCGATATGATCATGAAGCACAAGCGGGCAATGCAGGAGATGCAGCTAATGTGGGAAAAGGCAGTGCAAGACCACCAGCATGAGTATGACAGTGATGAAGAGATCGACCCTAGCGTGGGCACTTGGGAACATAGACTTAGAAAGatggagatggaaaaaacaagAG AGTGGGCAGAGCAGCTGACTGAAATGGGGAAAGGGAAGCATTTCATTGGTGACTTTCTTCCACCTGATGAGCTGGAGAAGTTCATGGAAACATTTAAGGCTCTGAAG GAGGGCAGAGATCCAGACTACTCTGAGTATAAGGAGTTTAAGCTGACAGTGGAGAACATTGGCTTCAAGATGCTGATGAAGATGGGCTGGAAGGAAGGCGAGGGTCTGGGCTCAGAAAGCCAGGGCATTAAGAACCCAGTCAACAG AGGGACCACTGCAGTAGATGGTGCAGGGTTTGGGGTGGATCGACCAGCTGAACTGACTAAAAGTGACGATGAGTATGATGCCTTCCGCAAGAGAATGATGCTGGCTTACCGCTTCAGGCCTAATCCTCTG aATAATCCAAGAAGGCCATACTACTGA